The Vallitalea longa nucleotide sequence GGCTGGATCACCTCCTTTCTAAGGAAAATAAAGCAAAAACTGAGGTTTTTCTTTATAATAATTAAAGGATTACTTGGTTAAATTGTATAATATACTATTACTTAACTGCTGAAAAAAAGCAAAAAACTATTGACATTTTTTAGAAATATGATATTATATATCATGTTCTTATGGAGGGGTTCCCGAGTGGCCAAAGGGGGCAGACTGTAAATCTGTTGGCTCAGCCTTCGAAGGTTCGAATCCTTCTCCCTCCATTAAAGAATTGAAATATATTCTTTATGCCGGAGTGGCGGAACTGGCAGACGCACAGGACTTAAAATCCTGCGGTCCTTAAAGATCGTACCGGTTCGATTCCGGTCTCCGGCATTAAAAAGTGTTTGACAAATGTTTTTGTATCTGGTAGAATTGGTTTTGCTGATTCAAGAAGCCCAGATAGCTCAGTCGGTAGAGCAGAGGACTGAAAATCCTCGTGTCGGTGGTTCGATTCCGCCTCTGGGCACCAATTAAATTTAATATGCGGGTGTAGTTCAATGGTAGAACACCAGCCTTCCAAGCTGGATACGTGGGTTCGATTCCCATCACCCGCTTTCATGCGTGAGTGGCTCAGTGGTAGAGCATCGCCTTGCCAAGGCGAGGGTCGCGGGTTCGAATCCCGTCTCGCGCTTTTTTATTCTAAAAAATTAATAATAGTGGGTAGTCGCCAAGCGGTAAGGCACTAGACTTTGACTCTAGTATGCGTAGGTTCGAATCCTGCCTACCCAGTTAAAAAGATACGATAGTATCTTTTTTTTTGGAAATGTATAATAATAATAAGTTAACTGCATTCTACATAGATTCTTTTGGGACATACAATAGTTATTGGCTTAGGGCATATAATAATTGTAATAAGCTAAAAAGGTGAAGTAAATGTACAAACCTCAAGTCTTTAATTTCAATACTGTAGATGGTATTTCAAAAAAACAGTTAGAAGAGCATTATGCTCTATACGAAGGATATGTTAATAAATTTGCGGAAATCAACAATTTGTTAAAAGATAAAGAGAACTATGAGAATCCTAGTGCAACTTATAGCACATTAAGATCATTGAAAAAAGGCGAATCGTTTTCACTGAATGGTATTATATTACATCAACTATATTTTGGTAATATAACAGGTAAAAAGCCTAAAATATATGGCAGGATATTAGATATGATTAATAGAGATTTCGGTTCATATGATAACTTTGTGGAAATGTTCACTAATACAGGACTTAGTATGCGTGGATGGGTTGTTCTGATACAAGGTGATTATAATGGTAAACTTAGGATTATTGGACAGGACAGTCATGATGATGGAACAGTATATAACGGTAAACCTATACTGGTTCTGGATGTATATGAACATGCATATATGATTGATTTTGGCATTGACAGAAAAGAATATATTAAGGTTTTCTTTGATAATATTAATTGGGATGTCGTTAATAAACGCTTAGAAACAGCTAAAACAGTTGCCTATAGATAAAAA carries:
- a CDS encoding superoxide dismutase, yielding MYKPQVFNFNTVDGISKKQLEEHYALYEGYVNKFAEINNLLKDKENYENPSATYSTLRSLKKGESFSLNGIILHQLYFGNITGKKPKIYGRILDMINRDFGSYDNFVEMFTNTGLSMRGWVVLIQGDYNGKLRIIGQDSHDDGTVYNGKPILVLDVYEHAYMIDFGIDRKEYIKVFFDNINWDVVNKRLETAKTVAYR